One window from the genome of Diorhabda sublineata isolate icDioSubl1.1 chromosome 10, icDioSubl1.1, whole genome shotgun sequence encodes:
- the LOC130449776 gene encoding facilitated trehalose transporter Tret1-like, whose amino-acid sequence MMDTNLLRTEKVEKEKTWSQILAILIGTIAGLCDGLSFAWASPFLIKITQDKENYDITEDQASYFNVIQPISMIISCPIFSILTDTIGRKRTLLLIVLPHFGSWLCACLAKSVYVFYIGRALAGLADGCLFASLPIYVGEIASPVVRGTWGNAVSFSIYSGEFLINLIGSYTDVKTTSYICLPISILFLITFYFMPESPYYYIKKGEEEKAKDTLRFLKRIDNIDNDYMRLKVDVERQLSESASWKDMINIKSNRRALIAGIFIRFTQQSAGFNVFYVYTQFIFQKGGGNISHEQASILFLGLSLLLNIIALTFIVKRFGRRLCYMSSLAGTGLLLYIMGTFYYLDGRKDIDLTNFRWMPIGTMIGYQIFSSFGIASIPTLMLGELFSASIKAKAMALLSVTFGLGAFFNNYIFYALNSAIGFYSPFYFFAICNTIGVVMSYYIIPETKGKTLEEIQQALKKGSVYN is encoded by the exons ATGATGGACACGAATTTATTGAGAACAGAGaaagtagaaaaagaaaaaacatggtCACAAATTCTCGCAATTTTGATTG GTACCATAGCGGGTCTATGTGACGGTCTTTCATTCGCTTGGGCTTCTCCATTTCTCATAAAAATCACTCAAGATAAAGAAAACTACGATATAACAGAAGATCAAGCATCGTACTTCAACGTGATACAACCCATTTCCATGATCATTTCCtgtccaattttttctattcttacAGATACTATTGGAAGGAAACGAACTTTACTTTTAATAGTGTTACCGCACTTTGGAAGTTGGTTGTGTGCTTGTTTAGCAAAAAGTGTTTACGTTTTTTATATCGGTAGAGCTTTGGCTGGACTTGCGGACGGTTGTTTATTCGCTTCTCTACCGATTTACGTAGGAGAAATAGCTAGTCCTGTAGTTAGAGGTACTTGGGGAAACGCAGTATCATTCTCAATATACTCAggagaatttttaattaacttaaTAGGTAGTTATACAGACGTAAAGACGACATCATATATTTGTCTACCAATatctattctatttttaattacattctATTTTATGCCAGAATCACcttattattatataaagaAAGGTGAAGAAGAAAAAGCGAAAGACACGTTGAGGTTTTTGAAACGAATCGATAATATAGATAACGATTATATGCGATTAAAAGTTGATGTGGAGAGACAGTTATCAGAATCTGCGTCTTGGAAAGATATGATTAATATAAAGAGCAATAGAAGAGCTCTAATTGCTGGGATATTTATACGTTTCACACAACAATCCGCTGGATTTAACGTATTTTATGTATACACccaattcatttttcaaaaaggcGGTGGTAATATCAGCCACGAACAagcttcaatattatttttaggtttatcgttattattaaatataatagcTTTAACTTTTATAGTAAAACGTTTCGGTAGAAGATTGTGCTATATGAGTTCGTTAGCAGGTACCGGATTATTACTATATATAATGGGGACTTTTTACTATTTAGATGGTAGAAAAGATATTGATCTAACAAATTTTAGATGGATGCCTATAGGTACTATGATAGGGTATCAAATATTTTCGTCATTTGGTATAGCGTCAATTCCGACTTTGATGCTTGGTGAATTATTTTCAGCTAGCATTAAAGCTAAGGCTATGGCTCTGTTATCAGTTACTTTCGGATTAGGagctttttttaataattatattttttatgctcTCAATAGCGCTATCGGGTTTTAttctccattttattttttcgccATTTGTAATACGATAGGTGTAGTAATGTCTTATTATATTATACCTGAAACAAAAGGTAAAACTCTTGAAGAGATTCAACAAGCTTTAAAAAAAGGAAGCGTCTACAACTGA
- the LOC130449774 gene encoding facilitated trehalose transporter Tret1-like, with protein sequence MESNGVVQVLFEEEKTLVRLKIKEPDTEKEKYWPQITTILIANLAGLTEGLHFSWPSPFIVKITQDKENYDISEEQASYFNTITPLAMALCCPIFSKLADRIGRKKTLLLISVPHILAWIIKAFATSVYAFYVARFLTGAANACSFSVLPIYMGEISHPSIRGTWGNALPISMCLGELLINIIGSYFGVQVTSFICLPVCVLFIILFCYCPESPYFYVMKGRYEEAKKSLYYLKRKRNLDNEFAQLKFDVERQLSESSNWSDVFKINSNRRALAAGLFLRFTQQTSGMGVFLVYTQYIFQKSGGNISHETSSIVYFAISLVCYLIALFSIVKRFGRKSCYVVSLTLTTLVLYLMGTYFYLDSHNIVDLSSWKWIPIVSMIAHQVFLSFGIAVIPTLMLSELFSASIKAKAMPILMAEFGIGNIIMNTIFYYLNAKVGFYAPFYFFAICCTIAMFIAIYVIPETKGKTLEEIQQLLKRK encoded by the exons atgGAATCCAATGGTGTAGTCCAAGTATTGTTTGAAGAGGAGAAAACTCTAGTTCGTTTAAAAATCAAGGAACCGGATACAGAAAAGGAGAAGTATTGGCCTCAAATAACCACAATTTTAATAG CCAACTTAGCCGGTCTGACGGAAGGTCTACATTTCTCATGGCCTTCTCCATTTATAGTGAAAATTACTcaagataaagaaaattacGACATATCTGAAGAACAAGCTTCGTATTTCAATACCATCACCCCGTTGGCAATGGCGTTGTGCTGTCCGATTTTTTCCAAACTCGCCGATAGAATCGGAAGAAAGAAAACTCTCTTACTGATTTCGGTTCCACATATCTTGGCGTGGATCATAAAAGCATTCGCAACTAGCGTGTATGCGTTTTATGTAGCAAGATTTTTAACTGGCGCAGCCAACGCTTGTTCCTTTTCAGTTTTGCCAATATATATGGGAGAAATTTCCCATCCTAGTATAAGAGGTACATGGGGAAACGCTCTTCCTATATCAATGTGTCTAGGggaattattgataaatataatagGTAGCTATTTCGGAGTACAAGTTACTTCTTTTATATGTTTACCAGTATGtgtattgtttataattttattctgttACTGTCCAGAATCTCCGTATTTTTACGTTATGAAAGGTAGATACGAAGAAGCCAAGAAATCTTTGTATTATTTGAAACGGAAGAGAAATTTGGATAACGAATTTGCGCAATTGAAATTCGACGTGGAAAGACAACTTTCCGAATCCAGTAATTGGTCTGacgtttttaaaattaatagtaaCCGACGAGCTTTAGCCGCGGGTTTGTTTTTACGATTCACCCAACAAACTTCTGGTATGGGTGTGTTTTTAGTATATACTCAgtacattttccaaaaatccGGCGGAAATATAAGTCACGAAACTTCCTCTATCGTCTATTTCGCCATTAGTTTAGTTTGTTATTTAATTGCTTTATTCAGTATTGTGAAAAGATTCGGCAGAAAATCTTGTTACGTCGTATCACTTACTTTGACTACTCTAGTACTTTATCTTATGggtacttatttttatttagattctCATAATATAGTAGATTTGAGTTCGTGGAAATGGATACCTATTGTTAGTATGATAGCTCATCAAGTATTTTTATCGTTTGGCATCGCTGTTATACCGACTTTGATGTTGAGCGAATTGTTTTCGGCTAGTATTAAAGCGAAAGCTATGCCTATATTGATGGCCGAATTCGGCATCGGCAATATTATCATGAACaccatattttattatttgaacgCCAAGGTGGGTTTTTACGCTCCTTTCTATTTCTTTGCGATATGTTGTACAATTGCTATGTTCATTGCAATATATGTTATACCAGAAACAAAAGGAAAGACTTTAGAAGAAATTCAGCAGCtattgaagagaaaataa